CCGAAAGCATCTTCAGCTCATTGATAATGTCTTCGGTATACTGCTGCAACCCGGTACTGCTCAGAGTGCCTTCATCGTAGTCCATTCGCAGGCTCTCCACCAGCAAGGACACAACCGTCAGAGGCTGCCGCCAATGGTGCGCAACGGCACTGAGCATCTCGCCCATGGCGATAACACGGGTGCGCTGCAGGATAATATGCTGCTGCTGAAGACAACGCTCAGACTCCTCCTGGACACGTTTATTCAGGTAGGTATTCGCTTCACGCAAATCATCAAGGCTTTTATCCACCTGCGATTCCAGGGAAGACACCTTCTCCTCAAGACCACGAAAGCCTGAGCGCAGATGCAGCAGATTCCGCAGGCGACCCAGCAGCTCGACCTTGTCTACAGGCTTTGTAACCACATCGTTCAGGCCGGCATCGAGGGCTTCGTAGAGAGCCCACTTATCCCCTTTTTCCGTAACCAGAATGCCCACAACATGTTCTCGTCCCGGCACCTGACGGATCTGACGAAATATATCCAGCCCACTGGCTCCGGCCAGTTCGGCGTCCACCACCAGGACATCCACCGGATTCTCGACACACCAGGCGAACCCCTGAACTTCACAGGCAAATCGCTCAGCGCGACTGTGCAGCTTTTCTGCAGCGGCCTGCGTCAATTCTGCTGTGGTAATACTGCCGATGCTGACTACCGTGTTCATGGAGCACCCTCCTGCAGGTCGTACACACTATCCTCTGGAAGCAGCCACAGAGCCGGTGAGCCGGCACCTGCGACCGCCTGACATTAGCCTCTTATTAATCCATACTGTCAATATGTATACTTCAGGCTAATTTTGTCAAGGCACTTCTCCTCCGTAGCTACATTGACATTCATTATGCGACATATCGACCCATTAATTTGCACAAAGCTAATCGCGGCACTCCCGCCAGCTCCACTCCCCTGACTGCCCTTCAGGCAGAGTGCCACCCCTTCTTCTGTGCCGCTCACCATGCATGAGCCTGTTGACATAAATCATGAAATTGTCGTACATTCCCACCACTTGGAACTCAGGAGATATTCATGAAACAGGTCAATGTTGGGTTACTGGGATACGGTGTTGTCGGAAAAGGCATTGCCGATATTCTGGAGGCCAACCACCAGCTTATTGCACAGCGAACCGGGGTCGACATCCGGGTCACCAAAGCCCTGGTTAAGGATCTGGACGAAGTCCAGGAAAAACCACCCCATATAGAAATCACTGTCGACCCTTACGCCATTTTTGATGACAGCTCCATTGATATCGTCGTCGAGGTCATGGGCGGTTATGAACCGGCCCGGACCTTTTCCATAGAAGCGATGAAGCGCGGCAAGCACGTGGTCACTGCCAACAAGGCCTGCATCGCCGCCCACTACTGCGACCTGCTTGCTGCTGCCCAGGAGAATGGCGTTTCTTACCTCTTTGAAGGGTCTGTCGCCGGAGGCATTCCCATTGTCCGGGCCATCCGTGACAGCCTGACCGCGAATAATGTCCGCAGCATCAGTGGCATTATCAATGGCACCGCCAACTATATCCTCTCCAAGATGACTGACGAGAAGATCTCCTTCTACGAAGCCCTGGCCCAGGCCCAGAAACTCGGCTATGCCGAGGTTGACCCCACCTTTGATATCGAGGGCATCGACGCCAGCCACAAAATCTTCATCCTGGCCCTGCTGAGCTGGGGGGTAGAGCTCGACTTCAACGCTATCTACACCGAGGGAATTTCCAACATATCACCCATTGATATTGAACTGGCCCGCGAGTTGAATAACAAGATCAAGCTGCTGGCCATCGCCAAGGAATGCGACGGCGATATCGACATCCGCGTTCACCCCACCATGGTGGGTGAGGATCACCCTCTCTACAGCGTTGACGGCGTCTTCAACGCGGTGTACCTGGAAGGTGACTACCTGGGACCGGCCATGTTCTACGGACAGGGGGCCGGACGCTACCCCACCGGTAGTGCCGTGGTGTCTGATATTATCGAGATCGCCAGAGACATGGCCTGTGATATTGCCGGAAAGCGCATTCAACCCTTTGGCTACCATACTCTGCGCAAAGCGCGCATCGTCTCCATAGAAGAGATTCATTCAGCCTTCTATATCCGTTTCACAGTCAAGGACACCGTGGGAGTGCTGCGCGATATTTCTCGTATTCTCTCCGAACACGGTATCTCCATCGCCTCGGCCATACAAAAAGAACGCGGCATCCAGGCAGACGACAGCGTCCCCTTTGTCATCATCACCCACGAAGCCAGGGGATATGATATTCTCCTGTCAATCCGCGAAATAGAACGGCTGGACTTCTGCACCGAACCCCCTGTCATGATCCGCGTGGAGGACTAAAAATGTACCAAGGACTTATATACCGTTTTCAAGACCGCCTGCCTGTGAGCGAAAAAACCCCTATGATCAGCCTGTGCGAAGGCAACACACCCCTGATTGCCTGCAGAAATCTGGTCGAAGCCATCGGCAATCCCAACCTGGAAATATTCCTGAAGTATGAAGGCCTGAACCCCACCGGCTCCTTTAAAGACCGTGGCATGTTCCTGGCCGTAGCCAAGGCCGTAGAAGACGGAGCCAAGGCGATCATCTGCGCTTCCACCGGCAATACTTCCGCCTCGGCAGCGGCTTATGCGGCCAGGGCGGGTATCAAGGCCTATGTCCTGATCCCCGATGGAAAAATAGCTTTTGGCAAACTTTCCCAGGCGGTCATGCACGGCGCCCGCGTCATTCAGATCGACGGAAACTTCGACGATGCCCTGAACCTGGTGCGCGATATCTCCGATAAATTCCCGGTAGCACTGGTGAACAGCGTCAACCCCTATCGTATTGAGGGCCAGAAGACTGCCGCCTTTGAAATCATTGAGGCCCTTGGCGATGCTCCCGACTATCACGTCATTCCCGTCGGCAATGCCGGCAACATCACGGCTTACTGGAAAGGCTACCGCGAGTACCACCAGGCGGGCAAGTCAACACGCCTGCCAAAAATGCTCGGCTTCCAGGCTGCCGGCTCCGCTCCTATTGTACTCGGACATCCGGTCAAGGAACCGGAAACCATCGCCACGGCAATCCGCATCGGCAATCCAGCCAGCTGGAAGCAGGCGGAAGCGGCCCGCGATGAATCGGGCGGCCTGATCGACATGGTAACGGACGAGGAGATTCTGGAGGCGTACAACCTGCTGGCACGCACCGAGGGCGTCTTCTGCGAACCGGCCAGTGCGGCAACCATTGCCGGCGTCATCAAACTCAATAACGCCGGATACTTCACGGGCCGCTGCCGTCTCACCTGCACTCTGACAGGTCACGGTCTCAAAGACCCCGACACCGCCATGAAACAGAAGATCGACCTGGTGAAGTCCAGCAGTGATATGCCCAGTGTGCTGGCCGCCCTGGGACTGGAGGCATGAAACACGTTGTCTTTCTGGGCGACGGCATGAGTGACCACCCTCTGACAGCCCTTAATGGAAAGACGGCC
This portion of the Desulfurispirillum indicum S5 genome encodes:
- a CDS encoding sensor histidine kinase, with translation MNTVVSIGSITTAELTQAAAEKLHSRAERFACEVQGFAWCVENPVDVLVVDAELAGASGLDIFRQIRQVPGREHVVGILVTEKGDKWALYEALDAGLNDVVTKPVDKVELLGRLRNLLHLRSGFRGLEEKVSSLESQVDKSLDDLREANTYLNKRVQEESERCLQQQHIILQRTRVIAMGEMLSAVAHHWRQPLTVVSLLVESLRMDYDEGTLSSTGLQQYTEDIINELKMLSGTIDTFRNILKPDASKVRFELEEALKSVLIFIWPQLKDNNIRITLEDTSSHVSLFGYPREFQQVLLSIIGNSRDAIILARKPGRILIHVEQTAGEVIIAISDNGGGIDESVLARIFDPYFTTRERGVGSGVVRGTGTELYLAKIVIEEKMAGVISVENTSEGTRTTIRLPLSIEVQ
- a CDS encoding homoserine dehydrogenase — its product is MKQVNVGLLGYGVVGKGIADILEANHQLIAQRTGVDIRVTKALVKDLDEVQEKPPHIEITVDPYAIFDDSSIDIVVEVMGGYEPARTFSIEAMKRGKHVVTANKACIAAHYCDLLAAAQENGVSYLFEGSVAGGIPIVRAIRDSLTANNVRSISGIINGTANYILSKMTDEKISFYEALAQAQKLGYAEVDPTFDIEGIDASHKIFILALLSWGVELDFNAIYTEGISNISPIDIELARELNNKIKLLAIAKECDGDIDIRVHPTMVGEDHPLYSVDGVFNAVYLEGDYLGPAMFYGQGAGRYPTGSAVVSDIIEIARDMACDIAGKRIQPFGYHTLRKARIVSIEEIHSAFYIRFTVKDTVGVLRDISRILSEHGISIASAIQKERGIQADDSVPFVIITHEARGYDILLSIREIERLDFCTEPPVMIRVED
- the thrC gene encoding threonine synthase, giving the protein MYQGLIYRFQDRLPVSEKTPMISLCEGNTPLIACRNLVEAIGNPNLEIFLKYEGLNPTGSFKDRGMFLAVAKAVEDGAKAIICASTGNTSASAAAYAARAGIKAYVLIPDGKIAFGKLSQAVMHGARVIQIDGNFDDALNLVRDISDKFPVALVNSVNPYRIEGQKTAAFEIIEALGDAPDYHVIPVGNAGNITAYWKGYREYHQAGKSTRLPKMLGFQAAGSAPIVLGHPVKEPETIATAIRIGNPASWKQAEAARDESGGLIDMVTDEEILEAYNLLARTEGVFCEPASAATIAGVIKLNNAGYFTGRCRLTCTLTGHGLKDPDTAMKQKIDLVKSSSDMPSVLAALGLEA